GAAGAGTTGACCGGCCTTAAAATCATCCGGGATGCCAGCATTGAGCAGGCCATCGTTTCCATTGATACCACTGGGGAGCTTCCCAAAGACCGCGCCATCATGTTCATCGAAAAGAGCCTGTTGCTCAATGGATACTCCTTTGTCCCAGCCGGCGATGGCATGGTCAAGATCCTCGGTTCGGACAAAAAACCCACCAGCGATGGTGCCCCCCTGTATGAATCCGCAGCGGATCTGCCAGAGACGGATCAGGTCGTCAGCTTTGTCGCCCTGCTCAAATACCTGAATCCAGATGATGCCGTCAAGGCCATCGACCAGATCATCCCCCGCCATAGCTACGGCATCATCACCCCCGTGCCCAATGCCAAGGCCCTCGTCATCGTGGAAAACAGCAACACCATCCGCTCCATCCTGGCACTGCTGGAGCGCCTGGACGTCAAGCCCGGAGCCACCGTCACCAAGCGCATCCAGCTCGTCCGCGCCGATGCGGAGGACGTCAAAACCGCCCTAGATGAGATCCTCGGCCTGGAGGATAAAGATGCCGCTGCCAATCCTGGCAACCCCGGTGCACGCGCCGTCATCCCACAGCCAGGCGCAGCCATTCCTCCGCAGATCGCCCAGATGCCCGGTGAGGGCAATGCCGCCACCGCTGCGGAGGTAAAGCCGAAGATCCTCGCCATCCCCCGCACCAATCGCCTCCTGGTCATCGCCATGCCAGAGACCGCTGAATACATCGAGACCCTCGTCACCGAGCTGGATTCCGCCTCAGAGCTCCGCACCTTCGTCTCCCGCACCCTCAAATATCTCAGCGTCGAAGCCGCCATGGGCATCATTAGCGATGCCATTTCCCGCACGGAAGGGGACGGCTCCGGCGGTGCTGGTGGCGGTGTCAACAGCCTGGGCCAGTCTAACAATTCATCCAACAACCGCAATAACACCGGAACCGGCACAGGCACCGGCACGGGGACTGGCAGCAGCAGCGGCCTATTTGGAAACAACAACAACAGCAGCGGTTTCGGCAGCAATAGTTCCGGTCTCGGTAGCAACGGTAACAACAACGGCAGCGGCTTCGGTGGCGGTGGCGGCTTCAGCGGCGCAGGCGGCGGGGGCAATCTCCAGCCTCTTCGCACCAATAACGGCCCTACATCCATCGTCGTCGGCAAGACCCTGCTCATCAGCGATCCTACCGCCAACTCCCTATTCGCCTCCGGCCCGCCTGAGCACCTGCGCGCCCTCAATGAAATCCTGGATGAACTCGACCGCCGCCCGCAGCAGATCCTCATCTCCGCCGTCATCGCCGAGGTCCAACTCGTGGATAACGAATCCTTTGGTATCCGCGCCCTCATCCGCGCCCGTGAAAATGCTAATGGCGATACCGCCAGCCGTGGCCTCGCCAGCGGCATCGGCTCACTGCTTACCGACACGCCCATCTTTGATCCCCGCTCCGACATCCCCCTCGCCG
The window above is part of the Prosthecobacter fusiformis genome. Proteins encoded here:
- a CDS encoding secretin N-terminal domain-containing protein, whose translation is MTLSFFRFLLALGLLGFPLAALAQIPPQLQRPGNPNGTPPPGAGGFNRPRPGAAPGSAAAGEERESIRPEDAVLPSGGVLLQFPNAPLSQILFVYEELTGLKIIRDASIEQAIVSIDTTGELPKDRAIMFIEKSLLLNGYSFVPAGDGMVKILGSDKKPTSDGAPLYESAADLPETDQVVSFVALLKYLNPDDAVKAIDQIIPRHSYGIITPVPNAKALVIVENSNTIRSILALLERLDVKPGATVTKRIQLVRADAEDVKTALDEILGLEDKDAAANPGNPGARAVIPQPGAAIPPQIAQMPGEGNAATAAEVKPKILAIPRTNRLLVIAMPETAEYIETLVTELDSASELRTFVSRTLKYLSVEAAMGIISDAISRTEGDGSGGAGGGVNSLGQSNNSSNNRNNTGTGTGTGTGTGSSSGLFGNNNNSSGFGSNSSGLGSNGNNNGSGFGGGGGFSGAGGGGNLQPLRTNNGPTSIVVGKTLLISDPTANSLFASGPPEHLRALNEILDELDRRPQQILISAVIAEVQLVDNESFGIRALIRARENANGDTASRGLASGIGSLLTDTPIFDPRSDIPLADTATAAGLASGGGLSFYGGIREGLDLIISAVETDSRAKIISRPTIFTLNNTPAAISTGTSFPIASSSQNLGTAGGLISNVQYQDVALSLNIVPLINTPDELTLQISQENSDLLDERLVGEDLYPTLSKQLLTTVVMCKNNSTVLLGGLIRDSDKGSGSKVPFLSRIPVLNLLTKSTAKSDDRRELLIFIQPRIVEGTHDLPPTYQDGLGTSPFATEAMGFMQDEKRIAAEAEAAAKAAMNPVKRSRIRALVDKLFGRDEVRSVEHPYQAYPGP